The proteins below come from a single Mya arenaria isolate MELC-2E11 chromosome 8, ASM2691426v1 genomic window:
- the LOC128243613 gene encoding nuclear envelope phosphatase-regulatory subunit 1-like, with the protein MSLEQTEDLKAFERRLTEVIDKLQPAARFWRIILIFVSICTAVGAWTWIWDPDTSQVPFMQSLMNHPFFTLTCVVLVMLFLCGIHKRVVAPSIIASRCRHVLADYNMSCDDTGKLILKPRPTT; encoded by the exons ATGTCTCTTGAGCAAACTGAGG aTTTGAAAGCTTTTGAGCGCAGACTGACTGAAGTTATAGACAAGTTGCAGCCTGCAGCAAGATTTTGGAGAa TAATCCTGATATTTGTGTCCATATGTACAGCTGTGGGAGCGTGGACATGGATATGGGATCCAGACACATCTCAG GTTCCTTTCATGCAGTCCCTGATGAACCACCCATTCTTCACATTAACATGTGTTGTCCTTGTCATGTTGTTTCTCTGCGGAATACATAAAAGAGTTGTTGCTCCATCAAT CATAGCTTCACGATGCAGACATGTTCTTGCTGATTATAATATGTCTTGTGATGAT aCTGGGAAGTTGATATTAAAGCCAAGACCAACAACATGA